CGGCCCCTCCGCCCCCGCTATCCCCCGCGGAGTGCGGGTGGGGGACGCAGACCGAAGCGGGAACGTTCTGGAACCCGGGtgcgcggccgggggcggggagaGGCCCTGGTCCGGCCGAGATCCCGCAAGAAGCAGCGTAGCCACGGAGCAGGCCCCTCGCACCGAGAAGTCGCGGGGTAGAGGCGCGCGCACGAGCCAGACCGCACCGCAGCGCACGCGCACACGGGGGCGCAGGCTCGCCCGCCGCCCAGGATGAGACGGAAGGCATGGAAACTTCCAGCTGGTTCGAGAACTGTACGTAGCAAGCGCGGGGCTGCGGCGGCGACAGGGTCGGAGGGGGCGTGCGGCTGCCGCTGGAGGCTCCCGGCCGAACCCGCGGTGCCTCCTCCCCCGCGCAGCACCTGCCGGGCCGCGGTGGGGGTCCCGGCGGGGGCCGCGGGCGGCGTGGAGCGCGGCTGTGGAGGGGGGCGGCGCAGCCGCCTTACGGAGGGGGCGTGGCTCGCCGAGGGGGCGTGGCGGCTCGTCTGCGCAGCTGCCAGAGCCTTTAAGCCCGGGCTCGTTCGGCCGGGGCGTGCTTTCGCCGCCTGGGAGCCTTCCGGCCCAGCTGCCTGTCCGGTTCCCCGCGGTCCCAGCCCTCCTGCGTCCCGGGAGCCGGCTCGGTTCGGAGCCGAGAGCTGTGCGTTCGGGCATGCCCCGCTACGAGCTGGCTTTGATCCTGAAAGCCATGCAGCGGGTAAGTGACCTTCCCCTCAGAGCCCGCCTTCCCGCGCGGGCGCCCTCGCAGCCGCTAGGCCGCCGCCCCCCGCCCTCCTCGCCCTCCCCGCGCGGCCGGAGGGGGCCGGGgccgcgggcggcgggcggcgggcgtcCGCGCTGAGGGGGCGCGTGGGGCCGACCGGCCCGGCGAGGCCGCGTGCGCGCGGCCGCGGGAGGGTGTGCCTCGCACGCGGCCGCCGGGCGGTctggcgggcgggcgggggaCGGGGGGCGGGGCGGCCCGCGGGAGTCCAGTGGAAGGTCCGCGGGAGGACACGCGCCAGCGCCCGGCCCCGGCCCGGGTCCCGCTCCCGCCGTCGCGAAGCTGCCTCGTCGCCGGCCCCGCCGCTGCCGCCCGCTCCGGCCCCGCTCCGACCCCGCTCCGGCCCAGCTCCGCCGCCCACCCGCCTCCGCCTCGCCTCCGCCGGCCGCCCCGGAACCGTCCGCGCTCAATAAAACCTTCTCCAAAGCGTGTTTGTGCGATTGTCTGGACCACGGTCGCGTAGAACCGGCTCTcacgtgaaaaaaaaaatctttgacttCTCGTTTTCTGACTTCAGCGACAATCCTGCTCTGGGTGCCCTTAGCCCAGTTTCATTCATCCAAGTTGTGGCCTTTTTTGCGCCTTCCGGAAGAAATTTGGCTCCCTCTGCTTTTGATTGCTGTTGAGGTAGAGGATTTCAGGTTTGGAGGGATGTTAAGCGATCCTGCAGTCCGTTCACTCCAGGTAACGCTGTGGCCGAGGACAGGGACCCGCGGCCCGGAGGCAGCTCTTCGTTCTCTGTTCTGGGTCAGGTACTCCTCAAGCCGTCGCCGAAATCCCCATTCTTCCGTGAATTCGGTAACGTAGAGTGTGGTGTGtgctttttttcctccccccGCCTTCCCTTCCAGgtataatgataaaaatgataataattcgATGTTCGAACTTTGGGAAGATAGCGTCCTACAGCGCCAGAGGCTTGGGCACATTCTATGTTTTGGGTCAGTTTTGAAAAGGAGCTGTTAGGAAGTTAAGCCTGGGGTCTTGGTCCAAGCGCTGTTGAAACGCTGCCAATCACAGAGCATTAGAAAATCGTTCCGTTCTTTGCACACTGTAAAGTGGAAAAGACACCAGTGTCTCTTGATCAGGTCTGGAGAGTCTGGTCAGGCATGCCATTGTGTCCCCAAGCTTGTTCTCCCTGAATTTGGGGGAAGGTAAGATTGCATTGTTCAGCCTCCTGAGTATTGCCGCTTTCTTGGCTGTCTTCCCTCTATACTGAAATACACTGCTTAAAGAGAATGGgaacaatgaagaaaagaaaagcatagtgttaaaaaggaaacatttaaaattatgtggCAGTTGTTTAAGTCCTCCCTTTAAGTTACGTGTTTTAGGAGCTATCAGAACCTGGGAAATGGAGATACTGGAATTTCTTTTGTTTCACCTTGTTTTAGGGAGAAAACAAGTATCATTAAACAATGTATTTGAGTCAACGTATAGACATAGTATTTGTTCATTCCATAAACCTTTGGAATGAAAATTCAGAactcttctttgtctttagcATAGCTGCCAAGTACTGTACATTTGTTAACAGAGCTTCAAGTATGTTAGTTAAATGTATTTCCTCtgtgttccatttttttttttttttttggtatcctgTAACAACCAGGATTCACAATCTTTGGTGTGGATCATACATTTCTTACTCCAGTTCAGATAAGCCACATAGTACAGTTTggttaaaataataattcaatgAACCTTCCTTGAAATCGTGGCGAAGCTGGGCAGGGGCCCTTTGCAAATAATCAAGGTGAACTCCTCCCTGGAGGCGGAGGCCTCCATGGCTACAGATAAGGATATTGTAACAATGATGAGTTGTGTTGAAGAGATCCTTGACCTAAATAAAGTaagattaaacaacaacaaatttctctttttgtatTGTTCATAAAACCTGTTTTTGAGTAGGTTGTCAATGGGTAACGAACACAAAGACTTACTGGTTTTGAACAGTTttgcttgctttccatttggggaAATTGGATCCTAAAATAAGATCCATACTTCGggggaaatgaatgaaaaatgccaCCATGAGCTTGTATATCTCTGACAGGCTTTGGGGAAGCCTTCCTTCTAATATGCAGTGGTTTGCAGTTCCGCCTGCAGGTAGCCTATTCTATGTAACTCCTCAACTTTAAGATgcatatcttttatatttttagattctgAAATGTATACCTCTTACGGTGTACCCCTTGGTGACTTATTTTCCTTTCCCACCTTCCTCAGATCATTTATGTATCTTGGAATTGAGGAAATACTCTATGTTAGACAACTCTTGTAAAAGATGTGGAAGTTGCAGTCTTTTCTTGGATTCCCAGAgaggttttcctgtttcttttttgtggtgctCTGTAGGCCTGAAGAGCATTCCTCCTCTCTTTAGGGTGAAAACTGAGCATAGAAGAGATTTTAAATTTAAGATGCAGGTACTGTGTTGAGGCTCTCACAGCATTTCTTGTGTTAAAGACCCACTGCATTGTAGCACAGACTCTTGTGGGAGTCCCCATGGGAAGATTTCAGGGTGTAGTATATAGAATGAATCTTTATTGAACTAtatacaattgtgtgttagtcaCTTAGAAGTTTCAGTGCTGTCTTTTTCTCAGTTTGCAATTGGGAGTCCATTATAATGAATCGCTGCTTGTGTTGCGCTCTCAAGTTTGTGTACTTACGAATGTAGATACCAGCCCTCCCAAGAAGAAATTTATTTGCAGGTACCATTTAGCTTGAATTTTATTAAAACGTGTGTATGTAAAGTTGTCTTTCTGTATTCCCCCTATTTTTAGTTTAGCGTGAAAAGTAGATAAATGTGGTTAATTCTAAAAGTTGATGCGGTAGAGTAATGGATGTTGTGAAACCAGACTTTTAAAGGTGATGACTAAAGCCATTTGAAAAGGTGGTTGCTTAGACCAGTTGTAGATCGTTAGGTAGAAGTGCCTCCAGAATAAAAAGGTATTGAAAAGTCTTGTCATAGGTCAGCATCGTAAGAGTTGTATTCCTTTCTGGCAAACACGGTTTTCAAGGCTGTAGTATGGAAGGACATAGCTGTAGAGGAAAGATCACAAGCTGCAGGGTTCCAGGCAGTCTCAATTCAGCATATGGAAAACCTTTTCTAACAACTGAAAAAGTAACGAATTGCCTGTGAGATGGTGAGTTTTCTCTCCACCTCTACCCTGACCTCTTGCAGTGGGAATGTTTAGGTAGGTAGAGGAGGAGGGCTCATGCATTTGGTAGGTGAGATATGACACTGATTTCTGAGGTCCCCTGAGAGTTTGAGAAATGGCTTTTGTCCTTTGATTTCACTTTGAAATTTGATTTAACACATTGGTATTTCATTTCAGCTAGGTAAAAGATAGATTGAATTgacaatttttgaattttaaagccACATACTGTGTTGAAAAGCTGTGTGAACTTCGTAGAAAATTTTACGTTTGGGATAGGCTCAGGAAGAGGAATTTTGAGGTTAAAAAAAGATCTATGCAggacatttatatattttggttactTAGTTTAGGAACACTTTATCATGTCTTAGCACATTTGCCCAGAGGATGATCACAATTGGCATATTTAGAGTTGTGAAAGccctgggaaaatattttttcctgaagtCTTCTCATTGCTACTTAGGAATTTTTAGGAATTAAAGGTTAATGGTTTAAATAATAATTAGTTTAATTCTAAGTTAATATAGGTGTGTACAATAAAATAGCATTTATATATCCTCTTGCATAATTTTTCAAATAGGAATAAAAGTAGCTACTTTGGAAATcaaattctttttcattaaaaGAGATTTCGCAagttattttatgtttaatatccttcatttttaatttcattgaaaatcagattatattttaaattttacgaTAACATTGAAATAGTTATTTGTAAGTAAAGAGTTTTATGATGTACTGAGTTTAATTTATGACCTGGGTTTTATAAGTTTAGAAATAGAAGTGTAGTGATATTCCTAAAACTGTACAAAGCAGTAGGTTTTCTGATAATGCAGTGAAGAGTCTCTTCTATTTCTCCTCAGTCAAGCCTTTTCAGTTAGAAAACCTGGCAAAAGTTGTGTACTCTAGAGTTGTATCCCAGGTTTAGGATCTTGTGAAAGTAATTGCTACAAAATGTTTGCATTTTAGATACTTTTTGGAGGCATAGGGTCTAATAATGAACTCAAGTATGGAACTGGCCAACCTTAGGTCATTGTAGCTTGGCTTGCTTGGCAACATTTGATAACTAGGAGCTAGTGATACTTTTGCTGTCAGTTGGTGGCAGACAGAAGTTCAAATGGAAACATATTTGTTCTAGTTGTCAGATGGCTAAGTTagtctctttttccttctgtgaGCCCTCCCTTAACAGCTTAGCTTGTAGCTTGTATCTTTAATAATCACCCTTTGTGTTTTGTCTACTTGAAATCAGACAACTTAAAATAGTTATCCAGTAATGAAAGACTTGAGCCTTTTGGGCAATGTTGTACTTTCACTTGGTACTAAAGTTTTCTTGGGTTACAGCTTATTGCCGCAGCAAGTGATTGAAGAAGGAGTCCTGTTCCTGCCCCTGAGCTTACAGCTAAGGTACAAGGAGTGGCTTGGGGGTAAGGAATCCTTCCTCACCAGACATGGTTTGTATGTATGAAGACTGCTTGTCAGAAGTTTGACATTCTGCACTAAATTCTTTGTTATTCGTGACTCACACATTCAGTACAGCTGTGTGTTGCTTTTTAGAATCTACATGTTTCATATGCAGACTGCTATTGAATCTTCTCACCTTTAGATTATAAAATCACTTTAAAGAAAACTAAGTGTGAAAGCATCGAGGAAATTCTGAAGTAATGTTTTTCATCTGGTACCTTCACTGTATTTGTAGTTCAGGTAGAATTTATCTGTTGAAGATGAGGAATACATCTTTTTAGTGGAAGGCAGTTCTAAACCAACAAGGAATGTTACCAACACATGTAGTTAATTTCTTAGGGGAATCACATTTAAGGAATTAGTCAGATTTAAAGAAATCATTCAAATTTAATGAATGTCTGGTAAGTTATCAATTTATCTAAAGGAAAAACTACCCTCAGAAgttcagaaaaagacagttaatcCAGTCCTGTTATCCTTGTTGTACTTagagcaggagttggcaaactataTGGTTCACAGGCCAAATCCAACCTGTCACCTGCATTTGTATGGCCTGTGAGCTTAAGGaaggattttacatttttaaatagttgggAAAAAATTAAGAGTATTTTATGAAAGttatatgaagttcaaatatCAGAGTCCATAAATGCAGGTGTTTTGGAACATGACtctattcatttgtttatatttattatctggtcctttacaaaaaaaatttgCTGACCCCTTATTTACACATAATTTCCTAGGTTCACCATTTCTCTTAGCTTCTTATGGTGCTGTTTTCTGAGATTTCTGCTTtgattccttcctttccctctatATACCGTACCTTTGCTTTCATGTGGTTTAACCTTCATAtggtttgccttttttttggTAACAAGCCAAGAACTCTGGTATTTTGTACTCTTCTGTGCTGGTTATAGCCTCCTGGATGTTCCCTTGGCTCTGCAAACTCAATGTGATTCAAACTTAATGAGTTGCCTACCCCAAAACTTGTATAACTTATTTCTGTTCGTGGCTTCTGTTTTCTGTCACATGTGGCTGAACCAATCCAACTCTTTGTTCCTTCAGTCTCAATCCCATATAGTCTCTTCTCTGCCCTAGCTGAACTACTTATGTTTCTTGCTTGGATTCTTGCAGTTTCTTAGGTGGTCTCTCTAACATATTGCTGGGGGGGAGGATAATCAATGCCTGTAAATATGCTTTTTGAAGTGCAAGAATATAAGTTCTTGAGATACTTTGAAAGAATTAAATTGGGAtgcattttaaaggaaataacaCAAACCATTGTTACAAAGCATTGTATAATGATGTCTTTTTGATTACATCATTACCGTCCCATATCAGTTGACTGTGTCAACACCATTGCCAAATTACAGCACATTCAGAAATGTGCTCTTTTTCAAAGATACTCCTAATGAAGTCTGGCATCCAAGGCCACCTGTGATATgactccaatctttttttttaacctcatctctcaatttctttcattctcCATTTCGTATAGCACTGAGTAAAGAGAATTGCTGTAGATCCCTATAAATACCattcccttttatttcctttggtgcCTGTGTCACACTGCTTTTCTTGTAATGCCCTCCTGTATTACCCCATCATCTCCATGAAGACATGCTTCAAGTTCATTTTAACTCATCTGGTACATGAAACAAATATTGAGGACCTGCACTGTTATGAGTATAATATTTCCTTTGGACTTGCATGGTGTGTTTCCGTGTCTTATCACATGGACCACTTTCTACTTAGTATTACAGTTAATTGGTGAATGTTTCATACCTCCTTTGGTAGGTTACATGTTCTTGAGGGTCAGGTCTGTTTCATTTCTGTCCTCTGCTCTGCTTTGCACACAAGGTTGATATTCACTTAGCTGCCTTACGGGGATTCCTCTTCTATCTGTCTAAAACAGTTCTTGAATGTGAGATAGCATGCTGACCTCTTGTGCTAGTAAGTTGCTTTCAAGTCAGTGCACTTTGCACTGAGAGAGTTGTATGCTTATCAGAAGTTGTGTTGATTTCGAAGACTATTTCATGGCAGGTAATCttgcttttataataatttaaatatgtaaaccGATGAAATGagtgcaaacttttttttttttcctgaaaaccaAGTTGGATTCTTTGGAAAAACTTGATAAAGGTGAGTCACTAAAATAACGGCTGTAGAATTAGATATGGCTGTAATAACAAAGTTTTGgagaaagaataacaataatCCAGGATGATTCTGTATGTAGACTGCTTTACAAGATTTCTTAAAGCTTTCCACTTTAATGAAACTGGAATGGAGATTGTAGATGATGCATTTATAGATACAGTTTAGATCAAGCAGCAGGAACTTCGGTCAGCAAGGAGCACCACATCATTAATCCCGTTCTCCAAGTGCTTGACCCCGTGTTAAGATTGACAAATACATTCATGTGTTAAATGTAGATAAAATGTTTGTTATGTATGTAtgattttttgatttcctattttagCTTTAATCCCTTTTTTACTTACTACTTTTGTATATGATTGTTTTGGATACAAAGGCTTTTGCTTCAGTAAGTGCTccgatttttgttttctaaatgaatGGAAGAAATTAAGATCCGAAATGAAGATCCTGGTTGTGTTATGTTGGAATAAACAAAGAACTGACACTGGGACAGCAGAAAGAGCTTTAGAAACAATGAACCTCGTTTTGATTCCTGGCACCTACATCCTAGGAGTCTTAACCCTCTTGGATCCTCATTTCTGTCTGTAGGATGGGAGTGATCCCTCAGTTGGAGAGTCTTTGAAGATAAGATGGTAACACGACCTTAGAGGTAGTAGGTGTTCAGTGTGTCATTAAAGTAGTTTtgtgatctcaggcaagttaTCAAACTTTATTGTGTAGTTTTCCATTATTCCCACTTTCTTAATGAAGAGACTccaaaagataaatttttttatGTGTGAGCTACCAGAATCCAAGACTGAATCAAACCTGGAATATAGTACTTGCTCAGAAATTTTTGTATTAGTGAACATGAGCCATACTGCATAATAGCTTGCATGCTAATTAAGCGAGGTCTAGCTTCTGCATCCGTGAAACGTAGAATGTGTATGTGAGGGAGCCCATGAATGAATTCCACTGCTTGGAATGGCCTGTCTGTCAGACAGATGTGCAGCGTTTATTCAGCAGCTACTGGCCTTTGCCAGGCTGAGTGCAGTGGGATTCCTCATCAAGAACTAAACTGTGTGCAACTGGGCTTTGTGTTCATCTCTCTCATCTGACCTTGTATAACTAGTACTTAGgtttaatgtgtcttttaagTGAGAAGGTTGGGAAAAGTGAAGAACAgggaaaaatctaaaagaattaCTTTAGATAGACTAAGTGTCAAGGTGATTTGAGGCAGGTGGAGGGAAAACTTAGTATTTTAatcttcagtaaatgtttgattGCTAATTGCATATTGCTGAATCTTTAGGGATGACCCTTTTTCAGTAAAATCAACACATGGAGCAGATAGATCATAGCCTAATTGATTTCTGCTGCTCCGTGATATCTTCAGTTagtattttacttttcatttttgatggagCAATGTATTATAAAACTACATCTTTCCTTTTAATTGTTGATtttgagagatttttttccaCTCCTAAtggtacagatttttttcttgtaaaggaattaaaatacaacagtattattttattttttaaacatcatagCATATGTTGCTGGAATGTATATGTTTCATTAACATTAACATGTTAACATTCATTAACACgcttgattgatttttaaataattgtcttGTAAGCCAGGGGTACCTGTGATCCAAGTCAAAAATAAGACCATTTACAAGAGAATGCACATTTTGTATTGATGTATACTTAACTGTCAGTTTTTTAAGTCCAACTTTGTTTCAGACTTaatttgtgactttttttctaCCTGATTATTTTACTCTGAAGCTGCATAATGAAATATTGGATGATGTAGGGTATTGGGTGCTGTATGAAGCAGGGTagagaaatatgtgtgtgtgtgagtgtataatAGTGGATGAAGAAACAAGAATGTGACCAAGAAGATCGAATAGTAATGCTGCTAACTTTGAAATCATTTTCATTGTGTTTGGAGATGGCAATGTGAAGTGTAAATATATTCACGAGTTAATGAAAGCTGTTTAACAAAGTTGCCTAAGAAATAGAAAGGTTATATGTTGAATTCTTTTGACTACGGTGTTTTAAAAACTGGGTAAGTATGAATCAGCCTTATTTTGTCATAGTTTGGAGTGTTGTAATTCAAGACTGAAAGGGGTTAAGTGGGCCTGTGGTAAAATGGTAGAGCTgctaggggtggggggaaggtaggggtgtacgtgtgtgtgtgcacacatgctgGTGGTGCTGGTGCTTACCACTACAGTCTATTATTGCCATGGGGAGTGTGGGCCAGGTTTTGCCAGCTTGTCCTTTTCTATCCTATTCTTagccagaaatccagattttACAGGAAGTCTGATTTTTAAGATGTCACaactaaaaatatttaagcaCCATGGACCTAAGGAAATGTATCTGTTGCTCAGGTATGGCTACCATCTTGTAATTTCTGATTTAGATGATGGGCTTTAGATGTTCTTTAAAGACATCCTTAATTGCCTTTAGAACTCTTTTAGCATTTAGGTTACAAAATTTGCTGCTCACACATTGACAGAACCCATCTTGTTAATTGGTCATTGATTTACAGTAGGACTAATAATTAGTAAATGGCAAACATGTTCATGTCTTAAAAGTAGTATCAGTTTCTAGTTCTGGACTCGTGGATTATGTATGCCCATTTAGGCTAAGTGTACGTACAGACTTCAGAGAGTTGCACAGAGGCTGAGGTATTGACTTAGTGTGGACTGTCAGCGATTGGTATTCATAGTCTACTTCTTCTTTAGATGTCTGGGTGATTGCTTATTTTAAGCATGCCTTAGTACAGTTTGGTTTACACCCACTGTACTAAAGTCTTACAGGTTTGAAATACTGCTTCCTGGAAAAGACTGCTTTATCtagaaaatgacattttttttgctcagggtatatctgaaattcacattAGCTTATATGACACATGATCCTTGGAATATAGTATTACTATGAAAGAAATTAGGTGCTCTTCTAGTCAGAGGATGAtacaatattataatttttgGCCAAGCTTCATGTTTCCATGGAATGGAAGCCAAGTCATTACCTTGACTGACTTTCCCTTTTTGTCTTTGTTACTTCCCCACTCCCACTCCAGATACATAACAGCAGATTGCAAATAAACTCAGGTCCAGTTTGTTCTTCCCTACCTTTCAAGTCCAGGGTACAGTTGATTTGTTCCCATCCCTTTCCCCcatcatttttattatgattacAATGCCCTAGTTAAGGGAATCCTTACCCACTTTGGGAACATTTCAGTAGAGGTTGTTGTGGATGAGAGCTTAAAAATGGAATTGCAAGTGAAGGTAGGGACTTAAAACCTCGACCTGGAGCTCTCAGTGCTCATAAAGTGGCATTTCCCTGCTTCTGTCCTAGCATCAAGAATTCCTGGTTTtgaatcccctggcggtccagtggttaggactctgtgctttcactgctgagggcgcggattcgatccctggtcggggaactaagtaagatcccacaagccatgcggcgcggccaaaaaaaaaaaaaaaaaattcctggttTTGTCTTTGTTTAGACTTCAGTGTCTCCTTGACACCTACCTTGCCTATTACAATGCTTTAATTTTGTCAGGTGTAGAAACCCAAGTGCAGCTATAACAGCCAGATTGCTGTGGATGTACTTCAGTATGAGAACACATTGACTGTGTGGTGGTCAGGTCATAGCTGAGCTTGGATTTCAGGTGCTGGGAAGGTCCTCGTGTGGGAACCCATGTGTAGTCTTTGCTTGTATTAGAAGGATGGAGGACCAAAGTCCCAGATACCTGTCCTGTTTTCAGTTGTTCAGGTGTCCTGTGTGCAAATTATGAATATAAGACATTGTTCAGTACTGGTTTTGATTCGGATTCAAGGTGAGTTTCTGCTGCTGAATAAAAAGCGGATTTTGGGGGTAAGATCTTTGCCAGGCGTATGTTGCAGGGAAGGTGTACTTaagtgtcctttaaaaaaaactgcttcagccattattaagtaaatataTGACCCAGTAGTAGGTTGTTTTGATTGTCATTCTTTTGTGCTGGTATACTGCTTGCCTTCTGTTTTGTTGACAGTTACATGAGAAAGCAGTTTTGTGAAGTATACTACCTTGAAAACCTTAGACACCGAGTTTCCATCAGGGATGATCTTTAGTCTAGCAGACTCTAGTAGCATGATTGGTCTCAGGAATGCCATTCTTATGTATAGACTGAGGGCCAGGACTTTGTGCAAATTCAGTTTAAGAAGATTAAAGTGAAGAAAAGAAATTCCTTCTAATATCATttcctttattaaatattttatctgaTTAGGATGAAATAATTGGAAGCTACTTATAATTTCAAGATCTCCTACCTTCTGACATCCAAGGAAATCACTTCTGAtcttatttttctggatttttataCCAGTTTACTAGTTCTGTCTTTGAAATGTAAGAGAAAAATCCAGCTGCATTTGTAATCTACAAAACCGTGCCTCAGTTTTAGGTTCACTTCTTAGGTTCAGTTCAGGGCATAATTTCTTCCAGTCCTTCCAAATTCTGTTAAAGTTATCCTGTTTA
Above is a window of Eschrichtius robustus isolate mEscRob2 chromosome 6, mEscRob2.pri, whole genome shotgun sequence DNA encoding:
- the MRPS6 gene encoding small ribosomal subunit protein bS6m, producing the protein MRRKAWKLPAGSRTVRSKRGAAAATGSEGACGCRWRLPAEPAVPPPPRSTCRAALPEPLSPGSFGRGVLSPPGSLPAQLPVRFPAVPALLRPGSRLGSEPRAVRSGMPRYELALILKAMQRPETAAALKRTLETLMDRGAVVRNLENLGERALPYRISAHSQRHTRGGYFLVDFYAPTTTVEGIMEHLSRDIDVIRPNIVKHPLTQEVKECEGIVPVPLEEKLYSTKKRK